In a single window of the Chondrocystis sp. NIES-4102 genome:
- the hisD gene encoding histidinol dehydrogenase: MGISMLRIIDRQTEAQTELKRIGDRNNGDDMQPQEAVVKEIITNVKKYGDQALLEYTEKFDRQVYTADQLRVTGSELDAAYQQISKDLLRAIQLACQKIEAFHRQRVPKSWVKFEEDEVVLGKRYTPVDRAGLYVPGGRAAYPSTVLMNAIPAKVAKVPRIVMVTPTAQDGKINPAVLVAAQEAGIEEIYRIGGAQAVAALAYGTQTIPKVDLITGPGNIYVTLAKKMVYGTVGIDSLAGPSEVLIIADETANPTYVAADLLAQAEHDPMAAAILITTDNNLAELVQQAVNEQLANHPRKLLTEKALANYGLIVVVDSLPEAVELSNLFAPEHLELEVAEPWDLLEQIRHAGAIFLGNSTPEAVGDYLAGPNHTLPTSGAARYASALGVETFMKHSSLIQYSSSALKKMSSTIQILAQAEGLSSHADSVKFRTE, encoded by the coding sequence ATGGGGATCTCGATGCTGCGAATTATTGATCGGCAAACTGAGGCACAAACAGAATTAAAACGAATCGGCGATCGCAATAATGGGGATGATATGCAGCCCCAAGAAGCTGTTGTCAAAGAAATTATTACCAACGTCAAAAAATATGGCGATCAGGCTTTATTAGAATATACAGAAAAGTTTGATCGACAAGTTTATACAGCAGATCAGTTGCGAGTAACTGGATCTGAATTAGATGCTGCCTATCAACAGATATCAAAAGATTTACTACGTGCCATTCAGTTAGCTTGTCAGAAAATAGAAGCTTTTCATCGTCAACGAGTTCCTAAGTCTTGGGTAAAATTTGAAGAAGATGAGGTAGTTTTAGGCAAACGCTATACTCCTGTGGATCGAGCAGGGCTTTATGTACCAGGGGGGAGAGCAGCTTATCCTAGTACGGTATTGATGAATGCTATTCCTGCAAAAGTTGCTAAAGTTCCTCGTATTGTAATGGTGACTCCCACAGCCCAAGACGGTAAAATTAATCCTGCGGTTTTAGTCGCAGCCCAAGAAGCAGGAATTGAAGAAATTTATCGCATAGGCGGGGCGCAAGCGGTAGCAGCATTGGCTTATGGAACTCAAACAATCCCTAAAGTTGATTTAATTACTGGCCCAGGTAATATCTATGTAACTTTAGCAAAAAAGATGGTCTATGGGACTGTGGGTATTGATTCTTTGGCTGGGCCTTCGGAAGTGTTGATTATTGCCGATGAAACTGCAAATCCGACTTATGTAGCAGCAGATTTATTGGCTCAAGCAGAACATGATCCGATGGCAGCAGCAATTTTAATCACTACTGATAATAATTTAGCCGAGCTTGTACAACAAGCGGTAAATGAACAATTAGCAAATCATCCTCGTAAACTACTAACAGAAAAAGCGCTCGCTAATTACGGTTTAATTGTGGTGGTTGATTCTTTACCCGAAGCGGTAGAGCTATCTAATTTATTTGCTCCTGAACATTTAGAACTAGAAGTGGCAGAGCCTTGGGATTTACTTGAACAAATTCGGCACGCAGGGGCTATATTTTTGGGTAATTCTACCCCAGAAGCTGTAGGAGATTATCTAGCAGGGCCCAATCATACCTTACCTACTTCAGGCGCAGCCCGTTACGCTTCCGCTTTGGGTGTGGAAACTTTTATGAAACACTCTAGCCTAATTCAATATTCTTCTTCTGCTCTCAAGAAGATGTCTAGCACAATTCAAATTTTGGCTCAAGCTGAAGGTCTATCTTCCCATGCTGATTCAGTGAAATTTAGAACCGAATAA
- the rps20 gene encoding 30S ribosomal protein S20 codes for MANSKSAIKRIRTAERNRLRNKAYKSALKTLTKKYFGAVETYAAEPTPENMEIVNQAMSAAYSKIDKAVKRKVLHKNNGARKKARIARVLKKAVPVS; via the coding sequence GTGGCTAATTCTAAATCGGCAATAAAACGTATCAGAACAGCAGAGCGCAATCGTCTGCGTAATAAAGCTTATAAATCTGCCCTAAAAACCCTGACAAAAAAATATTTTGGTGCAGTAGAAACCTATGCAGCAGAACCTACGCCTGAAAATATGGAAATTGTAAATCAGGCAATGTCGGCAGCTTATAGCAAAATTGATAAAGCAGTAAAGCGTAAAGTACTTCATAAAAATAATGGAGCAAGAAAAAAGGCTCGTATAGCTAGGGTGTTGAAAAAAGCAGTCCCCGTTTCTTAG
- a CDS encoding hydrolase, TatD family protein, with the protein MQLIDTHVHINFDVFQGNLSSLEQRWQEAGVVHLVHSCVEPKEFQGIQSLADRFPELSFAVGLHPLDVDQWQEETARTIATLAASDKRVVAIGETGLDFYKADNQAKQILALREQLKIAKQLSKPVIIHCRDAAVKLKEILTDFWATEGAVEGVMHCWGGDETETKWFLDLGLYISYSGIVTFKSAKQVQAAAKIVPSDRLLIETDCPFLAPVPYRGKTNEPAYVLQVAKHIAQIREASLETIAKQTTENACRLFKIQLQS; encoded by the coding sequence ATGCAGTTAATAGATACCCATGTTCACATCAACTTTGATGTTTTTCAAGGGAATTTAAGCTCGTTAGAACAGCGTTGGCAGGAAGCAGGGGTAGTCCATTTAGTGCATTCTTGTGTAGAACCTAAAGAGTTTCAGGGAATACAGTCCTTAGCGGATCGTTTCCCTGAATTGTCGTTTGCGGTTGGGTTACATCCGTTAGATGTAGATCAATGGCAAGAAGAGACAGCCCGTACCATTGCCACATTGGCAGCCTCAGATAAAAGAGTAGTAGCGATCGGTGAGACAGGGTTAGACTTTTATAAAGCAGATAACCAGGCAAAACAAATTCTCGCTTTAAGAGAACAACTAAAAATAGCTAAACAGCTAAGTAAACCAGTTATTATCCACTGTCGAGACGCAGCAGTCAAACTGAAAGAAATATTAACTGATTTTTGGGCAACCGAAGGTGCAGTTGAGGGGGTGATGCATTGTTGGGGAGGAGACGAAACAGAAACCAAATGGTTTTTAGATTTAGGATTATACATAAGCTATAGCGGTATAGTGACTTTTAAGAGTGCAAAACAAGTCCAAGCAGCAGCAAAAATAGTACCAAGCGATCGCCTGTTGATCGAAACAGATTGTCCTTTTCTCGCTCCTGTGCCTTATCGAGGCAAAACCAATGAACCAGCTTATGTTCTCCAAGTAGCCAAACATATAGCTCAAATACGTGAAGCCTCTTTAGAAACTATAGCCAAACAGACAACAGAAAATGCTTGTCGTCTATTTAAAATTCAGCTACAGAGTTAG